Proteins from a genomic interval of Polaribacter sejongensis:
- a CDS encoding metallophosphoesterase, whose product MKLLRYSIFFLLFLCISACATIKKQIADNQSSVIKKDSSKIEHTFYLIGDAGNSTLEEDSPALKYLKKHIENASEEATLLFLGDNVYETGIPDKDSKKYPLAKRRIEAQTNVAKQFKGNSIFIPGNHDWYHGLDGLKREEKLVEKALGKSAFLPNNGCPLEKVKISEDIVLIIVDTHWYVTNWDNHPTINDECEIKTREKFFDEFEGLIKKARGKTTIVALHHPMFTNGSHGGHYSFKSHMSPLPVLGSLKNLIRETTGLTNTDIQNKKYNELRKRVITLSQENDKTIFVSGHDHNLQYIVEDNLPQIISGSGSKTMATKLTGNAKFTYGAQGFAKLDVYEDGSSNVAFYTVKDNKVVYATEVLPANENTNFAPFTNTNITEKKASIYTKEEVEKSGIYRFLWGERYRKYFGTEVIAPTVDLDTLFGGLKPVRKGGGHQSKSLRLEDSEGREYVMRALRKNAVQYLQAVAFKDQYIEGQFNNTATEGLLSDVFTGSHPYAPFTIGKLSDAIGVYHTNPVLYYVPKQDKLGNFNDEFGGELYMIEERAASGHGDKESFGFADEIISTDDLLKKLSKNEHHILDENAYIKARLFDMLIGDWDRHQDQWRWAIFKEGEQTIYRPVPRDRDQAFAVFGDGFLLNITTKLIPALRAMQSYKEDISSPKWFNLSPYPLDMALITTATKNDWDAQVKLITTNLTDAVIEDAFTNFPDEVRDHTVLEIKTKLQGRRKNLQKISDAYFQHLNKFQVIKGTHKDDWFDIERIPNGGTKITGYRIIKGEKGTIFHERTYKKSDTKEIWIYGLDDDDTFVVKGEAKNLIKVRIIGGQNNDVYNILNGKKVKIYDFKSKKNTFVTNKGNKKLTDNYETNVYDYTKLKNNQFIISPTIGFNADDGVKLGVSNVYTSFGFERNPFTSQHTLNAAYYFATSGFEFDYSSEFANVIKNWNLGVKARFTSPNFAMNYFGLGNNSINLNAPHEIKDEEYNRLRIKELSAGTFIQWKGDLDGTIKVGVNFQNFKVEQTSNRFISDTFASNNAIFNNQQFINTEAGYQFENADNTAFPTMGMKTSLKVGYTSNLKNSNHFGYLIPAISFDYKLVSSGKLVLASKVKGHYNFGDSYELYQAASIGGNDGLRAYRNERFTGKNSVYQSTDLRLLLSKVKTSIVPLNIGIYGGFDYGTVWGQQNTTFNNTKFNTSAGGGIFFNAANMLVANVAVFNGDDGVRATVNLGFNF is encoded by the coding sequence ATGAAACTACTCAGATACTCCATATTCTTTTTACTTTTTTTATGCATTTCTGCCTGCGCAACCATAAAAAAACAAATAGCAGACAACCAATCTAGCGTGATTAAAAAGGATAGTTCTAAAATTGAACACACTTTTTATTTAATTGGAGACGCAGGAAACTCTACATTAGAAGAAGATTCACCTGCTTTAAAATATTTAAAAAAGCATATTGAAAATGCATCAGAAGAAGCTACTTTACTTTTTTTAGGTGATAATGTCTATGAAACTGGGATACCAGATAAAGATTCTAAAAAATATCCTTTGGCAAAAAGAAGAATTGAAGCGCAAACAAATGTTGCAAAACAATTTAAAGGAAATTCTATATTTATTCCAGGAAATCACGATTGGTATCATGGTTTAGATGGATTAAAAAGAGAAGAAAAACTAGTTGAAAAGGCATTAGGGAAATCAGCTTTTTTACCGAATAATGGTTGTCCATTAGAAAAAGTTAAAATTTCTGAAGACATTGTTTTAATTATTGTTGATACGCATTGGTATGTAACAAACTGGGACAATCACCCAACCATAAATGATGAATGTGAAATTAAAACAAGAGAAAAATTCTTTGATGAATTTGAAGGACTCATCAAAAAGGCAAGAGGAAAAACAACGATTGTGGCATTACACCATCCAATGTTTACAAACGGTTCTCATGGCGGACACTATTCTTTTAAAAGCCACATGAGCCCTTTACCTGTTTTAGGTTCTCTTAAAAATTTAATTAGAGAAACAACCGGACTTACAAATACCGATATTCAGAATAAAAAATATAACGAGCTTAGAAAACGTGTTATCACACTCTCTCAAGAAAATGATAAAACAATTTTTGTTTCTGGACACGACCACAACCTACAATATATTGTAGAAGATAATTTACCGCAAATAATAAGTGGTTCTGGTTCTAAAACAATGGCTACAAAATTAACCGGAAACGCAAAATTCACCTATGGAGCGCAAGGTTTTGCTAAGTTAGATGTTTATGAAGATGGTTCGTCTAACGTTGCTTTTTATACCGTAAAAGATAACAAAGTTGTGTACGCCACAGAAGTTTTACCAGCGAATGAAAACACCAACTTTGCTCCGTTTACGAATACTAATATAACAGAAAAAAAAGCATCTATTTACACCAAAGAGGAAGTTGAAAAAAGTGGTATTTATCGTTTTTTATGGGGAGAACGTTATAGAAAATATTTTGGTACAGAAGTAATTGCACCGACGGTAGATTTAGACACTCTTTTTGGCGGATTAAAGCCTGTTAGAAAAGGTGGCGGACATCAATCTAAATCATTAAGACTTGAAGATTCAGAAGGTAGAGAATACGTAATGCGTGCCTTACGTAAAAATGCGGTACAATATTTACAGGCAGTCGCTTTTAAAGACCAATATATAGAGGGTCAATTTAATAATACCGCCACAGAAGGTTTGTTAAGTGATGTTTTTACAGGTTCGCATCCGTATGCACCATTTACTATTGGTAAATTGTCTGATGCCATTGGTGTTTATCACACAAACCCTGTTTTATACTACGTTCCTAAACAAGATAAGTTGGGTAATTTTAATGATGAATTTGGTGGTGAATTATACATGATTGAAGAAAGAGCTGCTTCTGGTCATGGAGACAAAGAAAGTTTTGGGTTTGCAGATGAAATAATTAGTACCGATGATTTATTAAAGAAATTAAGTAAAAATGAACATCATATTTTAGACGAAAATGCATATATAAAAGCACGCTTATTCGACATGTTAATTGGAGATTGGGACAGACACCAAGACCAATGGAGATGGGCTATTTTTAAAGAAGGTGAACAGACCATTTACAGACCAGTTCCTAGAGATAGAGATCAAGCTTTTGCTGTTTTTGGTGATGGTTTTTTATTAAATATTACCACAAAATTAATACCTGCATTGCGTGCAATGCAATCGTATAAGGAAGATATCAGCAGCCCAAAATGGTTTAATTTATCTCCGTATCCTTTAGACATGGCATTAATTACAACGGCAACTAAAAACGATTGGGATGCACAAGTAAAGTTAATAACCACCAACCTTACAGATGCAGTAATAGAAGATGCTTTTACTAATTTCCCAGACGAAGTAAGAGATCACACTGTATTAGAAATAAAAACAAAACTACAAGGAAGAAGAAAGAATTTACAAAAAATTTCTGATGCTTATTTTCAACATTTAAATAAATTTCAAGTTATAAAAGGTACTCATAAAGATGATTGGTTTGATATTGAAAGAATCCCTAACGGAGGTACAAAAATAACTGGATATAGAATTATAAAAGGCGAAAAAGGAACCATTTTTCATGAACGAACTTACAAGAAATCTGACACCAAAGAAATCTGGATTTATGGTTTAGATGATGATGATACTTTTGTTGTAAAAGGCGAAGCTAAAAACTTAATAAAAGTTAGGATTATTGGCGGTCAAAACAACGATGTTTATAATATTTTAAACGGTAAAAAAGTAAAAATATATGATTTTAAATCTAAGAAAAATACGTTTGTAACAAACAAAGGGAATAAAAAGTTAACCGATAATTACGAAACGAACGTGTACGATTACACGAAGCTTAAAAACAATCAGTTTATTATATCTCCAACCATTGGTTTTAATGCAGACGACGGTGTTAAATTGGGTGTTTCTAATGTATATACTTCTTTTGGTTTTGAGAGAAACCCATTTACTTCTCAACATACCTTAAATGCGGCCTACTATTTTGCAACTAGTGGTTTTGAATTTGATTATTCTAGTGAATTTGCAAACGTTATAAAAAACTGGAACCTCGGTGTAAAAGCACGTTTTACAAGTCCTAATTTTGCTATGAATTATTTTGGTTTAGGGAATAACTCTATAAACCTAAATGCACCTCATGAAATTAAAGACGAAGAATACAACAGACTTAGAATAAAAGAATTAAGTGCAGGTACTTTTATACAGTGGAAAGGAGACTTGGATGGAACAATAAAAGTAGGTGTAAATTTTCAGAATTTTAAAGTAGAACAAACATCTAACAGGTTTATAAGTGATACTTTCGCATCAAATAATGCCATTTTTAACAATCAACAATTTATAAATACAGAAGCTGGTTATCAGTTTGAAAACGCAGACAATACTGCTTTTCCAACAATGGGAATGAAAACATCCTTAAAAGTAGGATATACCTCTAACCTTAAAAACAGCAACCACTTTGGATATTTAATACCAGCTATTTCTTTTGATTATAAATTGGTTTCTAGCGGAAAACTAGTACTTGCATCCAAAGTAAAAGGACATTATAATTTTGGCGATTCTTATGAGTTGTATCAAGCAGCAAGTATTGGTGGAAATGATGGTTTAAGAGCGTATAGAAACGAACGTTTTACAGGGAAAAATTCAGTGTATCAATCTACAGACCTTCGTTTACTTTTAAGCAAAGTTAAAACAAGTATTGTGCCTCTAAACATTGGTATTTATGGAGGTTTTGATTACGGAACTGTTTGGGGACAACAAAACACCACGTTTAACAACACTAAATTTAACACTTCTGCTGGAGGTGGTATTTTCTTTAACGCAGCAAATATGTTGGTTGCAAATGTAGCTGTATTTAATGGGGATGATGGCGTAAGAGCAACTGTTAATTTAGGATTCAACTTTTAA
- a CDS encoding nucleotidyltransferase family protein — MENIAILVLAAGKSSRMNSIKQLEKVNHKTLLELTLEKIERISTSNIFCVLGANSDKIKSEISSKNVQFIENTNFEDGLSSSIVSGIQYFKDKDFHYEGLFILLADQPAIDVAYIEDMLHLFKQNKDKIIASNYGKKLGVPAIFPKKYFSNLFLIKGDKGAKEFINNKKNEVLFSTIKTNFLDIDTREDLQRYKNSILK; from the coding sequence ATGGAAAACATTGCTATTTTAGTTTTGGCTGCAGGCAAATCATCTAGAATGAATAGCATAAAACAGTTAGAAAAAGTAAATCATAAAACACTTTTAGAACTCACTTTAGAAAAAATAGAACGTATTTCTACATCAAATATTTTTTGTGTTTTAGGCGCAAATTCGGATAAAATTAAATCAGAAATAAGTTCTAAAAACGTTCAATTTATTGAGAACACCAATTTTGAAGACGGATTAAGTTCAAGCATCGTTTCTGGCATTCAGTATTTTAAGGATAAAGATTTCCATTATGAAGGTCTTTTTATCTTATTAGCGGATCAACCAGCCATTGATGTTGCTTATATTGAAGATATGCTTCATTTATTTAAACAAAATAAAGATAAAATCATTGCCTCTAACTATGGTAAAAAATTAGGTGTTCCTGCGATTTTTCCTAAAAAGTATTTTTCTAATTTATTTCTGATAAAAGGAGACAAAGGCGCAAAAGAATTCATCAACAATAAGAAAAACGAAGTTCTTTTTTCTACAATAAAAACAAACTTCTTAGACATAGATACCAGAGAAGACTTGCAACGATATAAAAACTCAATTTTAAAATAG
- a CDS encoding XdhC family protein, translated as MNHELKEIINQAVINQQKGLKNVLATVVHLEGSSYRKPGVRMLISEDLSSVGAVSGGCVEKEIKHRSKSVFSDNKPKVITYDGRYKLGCEGILYVLIEPFFITDEFLTHFSKANSDRETIHIASYFTDENEAFGNFGSIITFHNKKQFTFSEGFNHQYKKDLIIFSQIVQPSFRLIIIGGEHDAVKLCKVAATLGWEIDVITCNKDSKELKDFPGANSVNGDSAETVQFTNIEENTAIVIMNHSYVQDLKYVIKLSEYTPKYIGILGAPNRRERLFNELFEFVPDISDEFLETIYTPAGLHIGAETPEEIAVSIVAEILSIIRKKEPFSLRKLAGKIHT; from the coding sequence ATGAATCACGAACTTAAAGAAATTATAAATCAGGCGGTCATCAACCAACAAAAAGGGTTGAAAAATGTATTGGCAACCGTGGTACATTTAGAGGGTTCTTCTTACAGAAAACCAGGTGTACGCATGTTAATTTCTGAAGATTTGAGTTCTGTTGGAGCCGTGAGTGGTGGTTGTGTAGAAAAAGAAATTAAGCACAGATCTAAAAGTGTTTTTTCTGATAACAAACCAAAAGTAATTACATACGACGGTAGATATAAATTAGGTTGTGAAGGTATTCTATATGTTCTAATAGAACCTTTTTTTATTACGGATGAATTTCTTACTCATTTTTCGAAAGCAAATTCAGATAGAGAAACCATACATATTGCAAGTTACTTTACCGATGAAAATGAAGCTTTTGGTAATTTTGGTTCTATAATTACTTTTCACAATAAAAAACAATTTACGTTTTCTGAAGGATTTAATCATCAGTATAAAAAAGACCTTATAATTTTCTCTCAAATAGTACAACCTAGTTTTAGGTTGATTATAATTGGAGGCGAACACGACGCTGTTAAACTCTGTAAAGTAGCCGCAACATTAGGTTGGGAAATTGATGTGATAACCTGTAATAAGGATTCTAAAGAATTAAAAGATTTTCCGGGAGCAAATTCGGTAAATGGTGATTCTGCAGAAACCGTTCAATTTACAAATATTGAAGAAAATACGGCTATTGTAATCATGAATCATAGTTACGTACAAGATTTAAAATACGTTATAAAACTGTCTGAATATACACCAAAATATATTGGTATTTTAGGTGCACCAAACAGAAGAGAACGATTGTTTAACGAGCTTTTTGAATTTGTACCAGATATTTCTGATGAATTTTTAGAAACTATTTATACACCTGCAGGTTTGCATATTGGTGCAGAAACTCCAGAAGAAATTGCCGTTTCTATTGTCGCGGAAATACTCTCTATAATTAGAAAAAAAGAGCCTTTTTCTTTAAGGAAACTGGCGGGAAAAATTCATACCTAA
- a CDS encoding BamA/TamA family outer membrane protein: protein MLKKIYKKHLFLIVLFVFMYACGIKKHIPENKRLYTGATIEIEADSIVEKVAELKTDLSSVLSKQPNTKFLGMHLGLYYYYKNQQEKTNFLNKWLYRKIGQKPVYQSDINELENKKILINKLENYGFFYSSVSSNFKEEDKEASITYNLKIPAPYKIATYKIDSMVSPIYRDVKELTKTSIIKEDTRFDLGILKLERARLDTELKQKGYYNFNSDFLLFEADTNRRNTKKFDLFLKLKAKVPKKSTVPYKINKINIYPNYNLNDSTEVKNIRFKEKTYHQDTVFFEPKYLDDFITLKEDDFYNPLTSKNTARRLSSIGTYKFVNIQYKEIKDALTDTIGSLEANIFLSPLTKRAIRAELQAVTKSNNFAGPKLAITYSNRNLFKGGETLSISTNIGYETQISSSNNSGLTSLELGLKGELSFPRVISPFAINKDFFDYSIPKTKTSLSATYLNRSQLYTLLSGTALFGYTWNANKYITYEFNPISVNYTRLSNTTDEFQEILDNNSYLESSFDQQFISGLTFSFTYNEMLSSTKKHQLYLQSTLDVAGNSISLFDKETDEANEFLGLEYAQYAKADVDFRYHYNFGNKNEQTIATRLFAGYGYAYGNSEVIPFVKQYYSGGPYSVRAFSIRSLGPGTYDGNNTDDDSSYFDKTGNVRLEANLEYRFPIVSILKGAVFVDAGNVWNTVSNSDFNDEDGNVTDKFTSNFINELGMGAGFGLRIDVQGFVIRFDLAAPFHDPSLEEDKRWDFRADEPVFNFAIGYSF from the coding sequence ATGTTGAAAAAAATCTATAAAAAACACCTTTTTTTAATAGTCCTATTCGTGTTTATGTACGCTTGTGGTATCAAAAAACACATTCCAGAAAACAAGCGTTTGTATACTGGTGCTACCATAGAAATAGAAGCAGATTCTATTGTAGAAAAAGTAGCAGAACTAAAAACAGATTTGTCTTCTGTATTGAGTAAACAACCCAATACAAAGTTTCTTGGTATGCATCTTGGTTTGTATTATTACTATAAAAATCAGCAAGAAAAAACCAATTTCTTAAACAAATGGCTGTACAGGAAAATAGGACAAAAACCTGTTTATCAATCAGATATAAATGAATTAGAAAACAAAAAAATCCTAATCAATAAATTGGAAAATTATGGTTTTTTCTATAGCAGCGTTAGTTCTAACTTTAAAGAAGAAGATAAAGAAGCTTCTATAACATATAATTTAAAAATACCTGCTCCTTATAAAATAGCAACCTACAAAATAGACAGTATGGTTTCGCCTATTTATAGAGATGTAAAAGAATTAACTAAAACAAGTATCATTAAAGAAGATACGCGTTTCGATTTGGGTATTTTAAAATTAGAAAGAGCACGATTAGATACAGAATTAAAGCAAAAAGGATATTATAATTTTAATTCAGATTTTTTACTTTTTGAAGCTGATACAAATAGACGTAACACAAAAAAGTTCGATTTATTTTTAAAACTAAAAGCAAAGGTTCCAAAAAAATCTACGGTTCCATATAAAATTAATAAAATCAATATTTATCCGAATTATAATTTAAATGATTCTACAGAAGTAAAGAATATTCGTTTTAAAGAAAAAACATATCATCAAGATACCGTGTTTTTCGAGCCTAAATATTTAGACGATTTTATCACCCTAAAAGAAGATGATTTTTATAACCCATTAACGTCTAAAAACACTGCTAGAAGACTTTCTTCAATTGGTACATATAAGTTTGTAAACATTCAATATAAAGAAATTAAAGACGCACTTACAGATACTATTGGTAGTTTAGAAGCCAATATTTTTTTATCACCTTTAACAAAACGCGCCATACGTGCAGAATTGCAAGCGGTTACAAAATCTAATAATTTTGCAGGTCCAAAATTAGCAATAACGTATAGTAATCGAAATTTATTTAAAGGAGGAGAAACGTTAAGTATTAGTACAAATATTGGTTACGAAACACAAATATCTAGCAGTAATAATTCTGGTTTAACCAGTTTAGAATTAGGTTTAAAAGGAGAACTTAGTTTTCCTAGAGTTATTTCTCCATTTGCTATCAATAAAGATTTTTTCGATTATTCTATTCCGAAAACAAAAACAAGTTTAAGCGCCACATATTTAAATAGAAGTCAACTGTATACACTTTTATCGGGTACTGCCCTTTTTGGGTATACATGGAATGCTAATAAATATATTACGTATGAGTTCAATCCTATTTCTGTAAATTATACACGTTTATCTAATACTACAGATGAGTTTCAAGAAATTTTAGACAACAATTCTTATTTAGAAAGTAGTTTTGATCAGCAATTTATTAGCGGACTTACCTTTTCTTTTACCTATAATGAAATGTTGAGTTCCACTAAAAAACATCAACTTTACTTGCAATCTACCTTAGACGTTGCAGGTAATTCTATTAGTTTGTTTGATAAAGAAACAGATGAAGCCAATGAGTTTTTAGGTTTAGAATATGCACAATACGCTAAAGCGGATGTTGATTTTAGGTATCATTATAATTTTGGTAACAAGAATGAACAAACAATTGCTACCAGATTATTTGCTGGTTATGGTTATGCTTATGGTAATTCTGAGGTTATTCCGTTTGTAAAACAATATTATTCTGGTGGACCTTATAGTGTAAGAGCATTTAGCATAAGATCTTTAGGACCGGGAACTTATGACGGAAATAATACAGACGATGATAGTTCTTATTTTGATAAAACAGGTAACGTACGTTTAGAAGCCAATTTAGAATATCGTTTTCCAATTGTTTCTATTCTTAAAGGTGCCGTTTTTGTAGATGCAGGAAATGTTTGGAATACTGTTTCTAATTCAGATTTTAATGATGAAGACGGTAATGTTACAGATAAGTTTACGTCAAATTTTATAAATGAATTAGGTATGGGAGCTGGTTTTGGTTTGCGAATAGATGTACAAGGTTTTGTAATTCGTTTTGATTTGGCTGCTCCTTTTCATGATCCTTCTTTAGAAGAAGATAAACGATGGGATTTTAGAGCAGACGAACCTGTATTTAACTTTGCAATTGGTTATTCATTTTAA